In Daphnia magna isolate NIES linkage group LG7, ASM2063170v1.1, whole genome shotgun sequence, a single genomic region encodes these proteins:
- the LOC123474057 gene encoding uncharacterized protein LOC123474057: MSFKRIDLQARSKFTTKKLNERTSKRIENFSSDILKLFDMSANDCYETLKSSRQPGWKQDYQFLLNQRQTPQIGFMGREDQANIQLEKRRKARQICVEKKRNLTNTQIVQIFSDESSNISESTDEDIEDFIPDRTSTPHPSVITIDLPTRSILKDISQTSDRCNVSIRGQVAMASALIRSGGGNLLDVSLSKSTGHRHRKKQREEKAREIFEEWMANKPKFVVVHWDSKMITKLNGQMNERVAILVSGKPHLEAPKLLGVPIISDSTGLSQKNAVVNLLSTWEVTDNVIGLVFDTTASNTGIHRGCATLLEQQLGRAVLWLACRHHFYELHIKHVWSAVIGDSNSPIEPLLKRFQQEWENLDRDTHNLCLFEWPDDEESFSYQQGRKVLDWGQSHLASQSFSREDYRELIELTVIFLGGTLPAGRNFQFRKPGAHHRARFMHIAIYALKMQMLSERFQLDENELSQIKTISDYIVLFHSMAFLRSRLASCAPTVDLQFIGGMCQYREDGESQKIVADAALSSCKKHLWYLTEELVILAIFDGRNSHFWRTMMINKLKKIPRPTSFVSAKPKMPQFENTIPTLIDLIGQRSWLIFHLLRCTSKEIEWMQFESSHWEKFEDYRFLRDIINGMEVVNDSAERGVKLITDFRNVVHNEEQQQFLLQVVENHRQQVSLNGRKEQLG, encoded by the exons ATGTCATTTAAGAGAATTGATTTACAAGCAAGAAGCAAGTTCACAACAAAGAAGTTAAACGAAAGAACGAgcaaaagaatagaaaatttttcatctgATATTTTAAAGCTATTCGACATGTCTGCCAACGATTGTTATGAAACATTGAAATCATCTCGACAGCCCGGGTGGAAACAGGACTATCAGTTTCTATTAAATCAACGACAAACCCCGCAAATTGGATTCATGGGCCGAGAAGATCAAGCAAATATTCAACTAGAAAAAAGACGAAAGGCAAGGCAAATTtgtgttgaaaagaaaagaaatctcACGAATACCCAAATAGTCCAGATATTTAGTGATGAAAGCAGTAATATATCCGAGTCGACTGATGAAGACATTGAAGACTTCATTCCTGATCGAACTTCAACACCACATCCGTCTGTAATAACTATTGATCTACCAACAAGATCAATACTAAAAGACATTTCACAAACTTCAGACCGATGTAATGTCAGCATCAGAGGTCAGGTAGCTATGGCAAGCGCACTTATAAGAAGTGGAGGAGGAAATCTCTTGGATGTTTCCTTGTCAAAATCAACTGGTCATCgtcacagaaaaaaacaaagagaagaaaaagcaaGAGAGATTTTTGAAGAATGGATGGCAAACAAGCCAAAATTTGTTGTCGTCCATTGGGATTCAAAGATGATTACGAAACTAAACGGTCAAATGAATGAGAGAGTGGCTATTCTCGTCAGCGGTAAGCCACATTTGGAAGCTCCCAAGCTACTCGGCGTTCCAATTATTTCAGACTCAACTGGGTTATCCCAAAAGAATGCTGTTGTCAATCTTTTATCAACATGGGAAGTCACCGATAATGTTATTGGGTTGGTTTTTGACACCACCGCCTCGAATACTGGAATTCATCGTGGATGTGCTACGCTATTAGAACAACAACTGGGACGTGCAGTTTTATGGCTAGCCTGTCGCCATCACTTTTACGAGTTACATATTAAACACGTCTGGTCTGCCGTAATCGGTGATTCTAATAGTCCCATCGAACCGCTTTTGAAAAG ATTTCAACAAGAATGGGAAAACTTGGATCGCGATACACACAATCTCTGTTTATTTGAATGGCCCGATGACGAAGAGTCGTTTTCTTATCAACAAGGAAGAAAAGTGTTAGATTGGGGTCAGTCTCATCTAGCATCTCAGAGTTTTTCTAGAGAAGATTATAGGGAGTTGATCGAGTTGACCGTGATATTTCTAGGGGGGACTCTTCCTGCGGGAAGAAATTTCCAGTTTCGAAAACCAGGCGCTCATCATAGAGCCCGGTTTATGCACATAGCAATTTACGCATTAAAGATGCAAATGCTGTCTGAACGTTTTCAACTGGATGAAAATGAACTTTCTCAAATTAAAACAATCTCGGATTATATTGTGTTGTTCCATAGTATGGCGTTTTTGCGCTCCCGTCTCG CTAGTTGTGCACCTACGGTTGACCTTCAATTCATAGGAGGAATGTGTCAATACCGGGAAGATGGTGAATCACAAAAAATAGTAGCGGATGCTGCGCTATCGTCTTGCAAAAAACACCTTTGGTATTTAACGGAGGAACTTGTCATTTTAGCAATTTTTGATGGAAGGAATTCTCATTTCTGGCGAACAATGATGATAAACAAACTGAAAAAGATTCCACGTCCTACATCATTTGTTTCAGCCAAGCCGAAAATGCCACAGTTTGAGAATACTATTCCTACCTTGATTGACCTCATCGGCCAGCGATCATGGCTCATTTTCCATCTTCTACGTTGCACAAGCAAAGAAATAGAGTGGATGCAATTTGAATCATCACACtgggaaaaatttgaagacTACAGATTTCTTCGAGACATCATCAATGGAATGGAAGTAGTAAATGACAGCGCGGAGCGCGGAGTTAAGCTGATTACCGACTTCAGAAATGTTGTCCATAATGAAGAACAACaacagtttttacttcaagtTGTAGAAAACCATCGTCAACAAGTATCTTTAAATGGGAGAAAAGAACAGTTAGGTTGA
- the LOC123474058 gene encoding uncharacterized protein LOC123474058 isoform X2, with protein MSKLFKKRKENVKPRQLRNRFLHTLTNAIEEETREKCESLFQSNSPVSWGDEFMTESGFMERDDSLRQSTVSDESFDEGLESEYDLESVVSDEGVPLESCDSSTYNSSDSDSDYATEKIEVNEQDFHHADIEDILLDDNDVDGATELRNFLATFVTNKNLSGSAGNYLLKGLKALKHQNHQFDGLPRDIRTLRKTPRKVVVEHICGGTYFHFGLEKGIASRLSELLNRKVLFTSLLEILVNVDGLPLYKSTRQEFWDLLALIKGDNQPTPVGVFSGAGKPNNCNDFLRKFVKEANYLAEHGLLHQGQVYDVKIIGFPCDAPARSFIAGSRGHTAKNACHKCKTIGVYYRKPGKKGGRITYPDINAALRLHDDFLSDKS; from the exons ATGTCAAAATTGTTTaagaagaggaaagaaaatgttaaaccCCGTCAACTGCGCAATCGTTTTTTGCACACCTTGACTAATGCcattgaagaagaaacaagagaaaaatgtgaGAGCTTGTTCCAATCAAATAGCCCTGTGAGCTGGGGTGATGAATTTATGACAGAGAGCGGCTTTATGG AAAGGGATGATAGCCTTCGACAGAGCACTGTAAGCGACGAATCATTTGATGAAGGACTAGAATCTGAATATGATTTGGAAAGTGTCGTCAGTGATGAAGGTGTCCCTTTAGAAAGCTGTGATTCATCGACATACAACTCTTCGGACAGCGACTCAGACTATGCAACTGAGAAGATTGAAGTCAACGAGCAAGACTTCCATCACGCTGATATTGAAGATATCCTTTTAGATGACAACGATGTCGATGGTGCTACTGAGTTACGAAACTTCTTGGCCACCTTCGTAACGAACAAAAATCTCTCCGGGAGTGCTGGGAATTATTTGTTGAAAGGATTAAAGGCTCTGAAGCATCAAAACCACCAATTTGACGGTCTACCAAGAGATATCCGCACACTCCGAAAGACTCCCCGCAAAGTAGTTGTGGAGCACATTTGTGGTGGAACTTATTTCCATTTTGGCTTGGAGAAGGGAATAGCATCACGGCTTTCTGAACTCCTTAACCGTAAAGTTCTCTTCACCTCCCTACTTGAAATACTCGTCAACGTTGATGGGCTACCACTGTACAAAAGTACGAGACAAGAGTTTTGGGATCTACTAGCCCTTATAAAAGGAGACAACCAACCGACGCCAGTTGGAGTTTTTTCTGGCGCGGGAAAACCAAATAACTGTAATGATTTCTTACGCAAATTTGTCAAAGAAGCAAACTACCTAGCTGAACATGGACTTCTTCATCAAGGGCAGGTGTACGACGTAAAAATCATTGGATTCCCGTGTGATGCCCCAGCCCGTTCCTTTATTGCAGGCTCCAGAGGCCACACGGCCAAAAACGCTTGCCACAAATGCAAAACAATTGGCGTGTACTACAGAAAACCCGGCAAGAAGGGTGGACGGATAACCTATCCCGATATTAACGCAGCACTGCGGCTTCACGATGATTTTCTCAGTGATAAATCATGA
- the LOC123474058 gene encoding uncharacterized protein LOC123474058 isoform X1, which yields MSKLFKKRKENVKPRQLRNRFLHTLTNAIEEETREKCESLFQSNSPVSWGDEFMTESGFMGDDEEEISSDDSNNDNVDFFSVHQIERDDSLRQSTVSDESFDEGLESEYDLESVVSDEGVPLESCDSSTYNSSDSDSDYATEKIEVNEQDFHHADIEDILLDDNDVDGATELRNFLATFVTNKNLSGSAGNYLLKGLKALKHQNHQFDGLPRDIRTLRKTPRKVVVEHICGGTYFHFGLEKGIASRLSELLNRKVLFTSLLEILVNVDGLPLYKSTRQEFWDLLALIKGDNQPTPVGVFSGAGKPNNCNDFLRKFVKEANYLAEHGLLHQGQVYDVKIIGFPCDAPARSFIAGSRGHTAKNACHKCKTIGVYYRKPGKKGGRITYPDINAALRLHDDFLSDKS from the coding sequence ATGTCAAAATTGTTTaagaagaggaaagaaaatgttaaaccCCGTCAACTGCGCAATCGTTTTTTGCACACCTTGACTAATGCcattgaagaagaaacaagagaaaaatgtgaGAGCTTGTTCCAATCAAATAGCCCTGTGAGCTGGGGTGATGAATTTATGACAGAGAGCGGCTTTATGGGtgacgatgaagaagaaatatcCTCTGATGACTCCAACAATGACAATGTTGATTTTTTCTCCGTTCACCAAATAGAAAGGGATGATAGCCTTCGACAGAGCACTGTAAGCGACGAATCATTTGATGAAGGACTAGAATCTGAATATGATTTGGAAAGTGTCGTCAGTGATGAAGGTGTCCCTTTAGAAAGCTGTGATTCATCGACATACAACTCTTCGGACAGCGACTCAGACTATGCAACTGAGAAGATTGAAGTCAACGAGCAAGACTTCCATCACGCTGATATTGAAGATATCCTTTTAGATGACAACGATGTCGATGGTGCTACTGAGTTACGAAACTTCTTGGCCACCTTCGTAACGAACAAAAATCTCTCCGGGAGTGCTGGGAATTATTTGTTGAAAGGATTAAAGGCTCTGAAGCATCAAAACCACCAATTTGACGGTCTACCAAGAGATATCCGCACACTCCGAAAGACTCCCCGCAAAGTAGTTGTGGAGCACATTTGTGGTGGAACTTATTTCCATTTTGGCTTGGAGAAGGGAATAGCATCACGGCTTTCTGAACTCCTTAACCGTAAAGTTCTCTTCACCTCCCTACTTGAAATACTCGTCAACGTTGATGGGCTACCACTGTACAAAAGTACGAGACAAGAGTTTTGGGATCTACTAGCCCTTATAAAAGGAGACAACCAACCGACGCCAGTTGGAGTTTTTTCTGGCGCGGGAAAACCAAATAACTGTAATGATTTCTTACGCAAATTTGTCAAAGAAGCAAACTACCTAGCTGAACATGGACTTCTTCATCAAGGGCAGGTGTACGACGTAAAAATCATTGGATTCCCGTGTGATGCCCCAGCCCGTTCCTTTATTGCAGGCTCCAGAGGCCACACGGCCAAAAACGCTTGCCACAAATGCAAAACAATTGGCGTGTACTACAGAAAACCCGGCAAGAAGGGTGGACGGATAACCTATCCCGATATTAACGCAGCACTGCGGCTTCACGATGATTTTCTCAGTGATAAATCATGA
- the LOC123474058 gene encoding uncharacterized protein LOC123474058 isoform X3: protein MSKLFKKRKENVKPRQLRNRFLHTLTNAIEEETREKCESLFQSNSPVSWGDEFMTESGFMGDDEEEISSDDSNNDNVDFFSVHQIERDDSLRQSTVSDESFDEGLESEYDLESVVSDEGVPLESCDSSTYNSSDSDSDYATEKIEVNEQDFHHADIEDILLDDNDVDGATELRNFLATFVTNKNLSGSAGNYLLKGLKALKHQNHQFDGLPRDIRTLRKTPRKVVVEHICGGTYFHFGLEKGIASRLSELLNRKVLFTSLLEILVNVDGLPLYKSTRQEFWDLLALIKGDNQPTPVGVFSGAGKPNNCNDFLRKFVKEANYLAEHGLLHQGQVLQRPHGQKRLPQMQNNWRVLQKTRQEGWTDNLSRY from the exons ATGTCAAAATTGTTTaagaagaggaaagaaaatgttaaaccCCGTCAACTGCGCAATCGTTTTTTGCACACCTTGACTAATGCcattgaagaagaaacaagagaaaaatgtgaGAGCTTGTTCCAATCAAATAGCCCTGTGAGCTGGGGTGATGAATTTATGACAGAGAGCGGCTTTATGGGtgacgatgaagaagaaatatcCTCTGATGACTCCAACAATGACAATGTTGATTTTTTCTCCGTTCACCAAATAGAAAGGGATGATAGCCTTCGACAGAGCACTGTAAGCGACGAATCATTTGATGAAGGACTAGAATCTGAATATGATTTGGAAAGTGTCGTCAGTGATGAAGGTGTCCCTTTAGAAAGCTGTGATTCATCGACATACAACTCTTCGGACAGCGACTCAGACTATGCAACTGAGAAGATTGAAGTCAACGAGCAAGACTTCCATCACGCTGATATTGAAGATATCCTTTTAGATGACAACGATGTCGATGGTGCTACTGAGTTACGAAACTTCTTGGCCACCTTCGTAACGAACAAAAATCTCTCCGGGAGTGCTGGGAATTATTTGTTGAAAGGATTAAAGGCTCTGAAGCATCAAAACCACCAATTTGACGGTCTACCAAGAGATATCCGCACACTCCGAAAGACTCCCCGCAAAGTAGTTGTGGAGCACATTTGTGGTGGAACTTATTTCCATTTTGGCTTGGAGAAGGGAATAGCATCACGGCTTTCTGAACTCCTTAACCGTAAAGTTCTCTTCACCTCCCTACTTGAAATACTCGTCAACGTTGATGGGCTACCACTGTACAAAAGTACGAGACAAGAGTTTTGGGATCTACTAGCCCTTATAAAAGGAGACAACCAACCGACGCCAGTTGGAGTTTTTTCTGGCGCGGGAAAACCAAATAACTGTAATGATTTCTTACGCAAATTTGTCAAAGAAGCAAACTACCTAGCTGAACATGGACTTCTTCATCAAGGGCAGGT GCTCCAGAGGCCACACGGCCAAAAACGCTTGCCACAAATGCAAAACAATTGGCGTGTACTACAGAAAACCCGGCAAGAAGGGTGGACGGATAACCTATCCCGATATTAA
- the LOC123474361 gene encoding uncharacterized protein LOC123474361 isoform X1: MASALIRSGGGNLLDVSLSKSTGHRHRKKQREEKAREIFEEWMANKPKFVVVHWDSKMITKLNGQMNERVAILVSGKPHLEAPKLLGVPIISDSTGLSQKNAVVNLLSTWEVTDNVIGLVFDTTASNTGIHRGCATLLEQQLGRAVLWLACRHHFYELHIKHVWSAVIGDSNSPIEPLLKRFQQEWENLDRDTHNLCLFEWPDDEESFSYQQGRKVLDWGQSHLASQSFSREDYRELIELTVIFLGGLFLREEISSFENQALIIEPGLCT, translated from the exons ATGGCAAGCGCACTTATAAGAAGTGGAGGAGGAAATCTCTTGGATGTTTCCTTGTCAAAATCAACTGGTCATCgtcacagaaaaaaacaaagagaagaaaaagcaaGAGAGATTTTTGAAGAATGGATGGCAAACAAGCCAAAATTTGTTGTCGTCCATTGGGATTCAAAGATGATTACGAAACTAAACGGTCAAATGAATGAGAGAGTGGCTATTCTCGTCAGCGGTAAGCCACATTTGGAAGCTCCCAAGCTACTCGGCGTTCCAATTATTTCAGACTCAACTGGGTTATCCCAAAAGAATGCTGTTGTCAATCTTTTATCAACATGGGAAGTCACCGATAATGTTATTGGGTTGGTTTTTGACACCACCGCCTCGAATACTGGAATTCATCGTGGATGTGCTACGCTATTAGAACAACAACTGGGACGTGCAGTTTTATGGCTAGCCTGTCGCCATCACTTTTACGAGTTACATATTAAACACGTCTGGTCTGCCGTAATCGGTGATTCTAATAGTCCCATCGAACCGCTTTTGAAAAG ATTTCAACAAGAATGGGAAAACTTGGATCGCGATACACACAATCTCTGTTTATTTGAATGGCCCGATGACGAAGAGTCGTTTTCTTATCAACAAGGAAGAAAAGTGTTAGATTGGGGTCAGTCTCATCTAGCATCTCAGAGTTTTTCTAGAGAAGATTATAGGGAGTTGATCGAGTTGACCGTGATATTTCTAGGGGGACTCTTCCTGCGGGAAGAAATTTCCAGTTTCGAAAACCAGGCGCTCATCATAGAGCCCGGTTTATGCACATAG
- the LOC123474361 gene encoding uncharacterized protein LOC123474361 isoform X2 — protein MHIAIYALKMQMLSERFQLDENELSQIKTISDYIVLFHSMAFLRSRLASCAPTVDLQFIGGMCQYREDGESQKIVADAALSSCKKHLWYLTEELVILAIFDGRNSHFWRTMMINKLKKIPRPTSFVSAKPKMPQFENTIPTLIDLIGQRSWLIFHLLRCTSKEIEWMQFESSHWEKFEDYRFLRDIINGMEVVNDSAERGVKLITDFRNVVHNEEQQQFLLQVVENHRQQVSLNGRKEQLG, from the exons ATGCACATAGCAATTTACGCATTAAAGATGCAAATGCTGTCTGAACGTTTTCAACTGGATGAAAATGAACTTTCTCAAATTAAAACAATCTCGGATTATATTGTGTTGTTCCATAGTATGGCGTTTTTGCGCTCCCGTCTCG CTAGTTGTGCACCTACGGTTGACCTTCAATTCATAGGAGGAATGTGTCAATACCGGGAAGATGGTGAATCACAAAAAATAGTAGCGGATGCTGCGCTATCGTCTTGCAAAAAACACCTTTGGTATTTAACGGAGGAACTTGTCATTTTAGCAATTTTTGATGGAAGGAATTCTCATTTCTGGCGAACAATGATGATAAACAAACTGAAAAAGATTCCACGTCCTACATCATTTGTTTCAGCCAAGCCGAAAATGCCACAGTTTGAGAATACTATTCCTACCTTGATTGACCTCATCGGCCAGCGATCATGGCTCATTTTCCATCTTCTACGTTGCACAAGCAAAGAAATAGAGTGGATGCAATTTGAATCATCACACtgggaaaaatttgaagacTACAGATTTCTTCGAGACATCATCAATGGAATGGAAGTAGTAAATGACAGCGCGGAGCGCGGAGTTAAGCTGATTACCGACTTCAGAAATGTTGTCCATAATGAAGAACAACaacagtttttacttcaagtTGTAGAAAACCATCGTCAACAAGTATCTTTAAATGGGAGAAAAGAACAGTTAGGTTGA